Proteins from one Myxococcales bacterium genomic window:
- a CDS encoding outer membrane protein transport protein has product MRRGSGFLSGIALLLVAASSAAGEEDTFGLGPRAMALGGSYAARPGDYAAAYYNPAGLAPGGERADHGGFFELSLGYLYAAPKLHVTASDGRELETPGVPTSTGVFLGTRFSVGQPFDLDGLNMGLSVYVPERLFRWTIRPDDDVEWALLTDRTQVVSANASIGYAVTPWLSLGAGLRVMFDVQTLTRGRVTSVEYDEASGKVRTHTVLGTDSQVFGRVAPLFGVLVTPTDTLRVGLTYRHRSYVDDWGDTRIRDVPILSNMGYTHRFAHYFEPSQLTLALGADLSDSVDVSVDVTYAAWSQALSTNHNAFNSPVWGDTVTPAAGARWRANQALSLLGGYRFQKSPLGNFGGPSNLLDNDRHVVSVGLESELSNWLHPSLGATATLALEEILLVSRSETKDYRRFQSDSQLQKNPGYPGYDYGGSVMAVSFGLEAKW; this is encoded by the coding sequence GTGAGGCGCGGGTCTGGATTCTTGTCGGGCATCGCGCTGCTCCTCGTGGCCGCGTCGTCCGCCGCGGGTGAAGAAGACACGTTCGGCCTCGGCCCCCGTGCCATGGCGCTCGGCGGCTCCTACGCCGCGCGCCCGGGGGACTACGCCGCCGCGTATTACAACCCCGCGGGGCTCGCGCCGGGCGGCGAGCGCGCCGATCATGGGGGCTTCTTCGAGCTCTCGCTCGGGTATCTGTACGCGGCGCCCAAGCTCCACGTGACGGCCAGCGACGGCCGTGAGCTCGAGACACCGGGTGTGCCCACGAGCACTGGCGTGTTCCTCGGCACACGCTTCAGCGTGGGTCAGCCCTTCGACCTCGACGGCCTGAACATGGGCCTGAGTGTGTACGTGCCCGAGCGACTGTTCCGCTGGACCATCCGTCCGGACGACGACGTAGAGTGGGCGCTCTTGACCGATCGAACGCAGGTCGTCAGCGCCAACGCCTCCATCGGTTACGCCGTCACACCGTGGCTGTCCCTGGGCGCTGGCCTGCGCGTGATGTTCGACGTGCAGACGCTGACCCGCGGGCGCGTGACCAGCGTGGAGTACGACGAGGCGTCGGGCAAGGTGCGGACGCACACGGTGCTGGGCACCGACTCGCAGGTGTTCGGCCGCGTGGCGCCGCTCTTCGGTGTGCTCGTGACCCCGACAGACACGCTGCGCGTGGGGCTCACGTATCGACACCGTAGTTACGTGGACGACTGGGGTGACACCCGGATCCGCGACGTGCCAATCCTGAGCAACATGGGCTACACCCACCGGTTCGCGCACTACTTCGAGCCCAGCCAGCTGACCTTGGCGCTCGGCGCCGACCTGTCGGACTCTGTCGACGTGTCGGTCGACGTGACGTACGCGGCCTGGTCCCAGGCGCTCTCGACCAACCACAATGCGTTCAACTCCCCGGTCTGGGGTGATACCGTCACTCCCGCGGCGGGGGCGCGTTGGCGAGCCAACCAAGCGCTCTCATTGCTAGGCGGCTACCGCTTTCAGAAATCCCCGCTGGGGAACTTCGGCGGGCCCTCCAACCTGCTCGACAACGATCGCCACGTGGTGTCGGTGGGGCTCGAGAGTGAGCTGTCGAACTGGTTGCACCCCTCGCTCGGTGCAACCGCGACCCTCGCGCTCGAAGAAATCTTGCTCGTCTCCCGCAGCGAGACCAAGGACTATCGGCGCTTCCAGAGTGACTCACAGCTGCAGAAAAATCCTGGCTATCCGGGCTACGACTACGGCGGGAGTGTGATGGCCGTCTCGTTCGGATTGGAGGCGAAGTGGTGA
- a CDS encoding PilT/PilU family type 4a pilus ATPase, whose amino-acid sequence MSCGSAWLRAAPRQDAWGRAETPGVSDIVAPVASLAPGSGGNPYSSEAYLHQLLAKAIAAGARDVHLKVGQPPGARVRGSLVYFRLDRIRPEDTEAAARHIIREQSVRDDISHLSEYDTSYAAPSIGRFRVNIYRQRGTLAIVMRAIPFEVPSLEEISAPRACKELAERDRGLVLVVGAAGNGKSTTLAAMIAHMNHAMSRHIVTIEDPIEYLHADDRCSVSQRELNLDTASFADALRASLRQDPDVIQVGEIRDPETMEIALKAAETGHLVLSTLHTPDVSRTVNRVVALCGGDPNDVRERMGDVLQGIIAQRLLPRADGNGMILCAEVLVATGIVRESIKRPNGNPPLKDLMEGGDMYGMQTFEMAVKAMLREGLVDKETARSAIGF is encoded by the coding sequence ATGTCGTGTGGGTCGGCATGGCTTCGGGCCGCGCCCAGACAGGATGCGTGGGGCCGGGCGGAGACGCCCGGAGTTTCTGATATCGTCGCCCCCGTGGCGAGTCTGGCTCCCGGAAGTGGCGGAAACCCTTATTCGAGCGAAGCGTACCTGCACCAGCTCCTGGCCAAGGCCATTGCGGCAGGCGCCCGTGATGTTCACCTGAAGGTCGGGCAACCGCCGGGCGCCCGAGTGCGGGGTTCCCTGGTCTACTTTCGTCTCGATCGCATCCGCCCCGAGGACACGGAGGCCGCCGCCCGACACATCATCCGCGAGCAGTCCGTCCGGGACGACATCTCGCACTTGTCGGAGTACGACACCTCGTACGCCGCACCCAGCATCGGGCGGTTCCGCGTCAACATCTACCGTCAGCGCGGCACCCTCGCCATCGTGATGCGCGCCATTCCGTTCGAGGTGCCATCCCTCGAAGAGATCAGCGCGCCGCGGGCGTGCAAGGAGCTGGCCGAGCGCGACCGTGGGCTCGTGCTGGTCGTTGGCGCGGCAGGCAACGGCAAGAGCACGACCCTCGCGGCGATGATCGCCCACATGAATCACGCGATGAGTCGCCACATCGTGACGATCGAGGATCCGATCGAGTACCTGCACGCGGACGACCGCTGCTCGGTCAGCCAGCGGGAGCTGAACCTGGACACGGCGAGCTTCGCCGACGCACTTCGCGCCTCGTTGCGCCAAGATCCCGACGTGATTCAGGTCGGCGAGATCCGCGATCCCGAGACCATGGAGATCGCGCTGAAAGCCGCGGAGACCGGCCACTTGGTGCTCTCGACGCTGCATACTCCGGACGTGTCTCGCACCGTGAACCGCGTCGTGGCGCTGTGCGGCGGTGATCCCAACGACGTGCGCGAGCGCATGGGCGATGTGCTGCAGGGCATCATCGCGCAGCGGCTGCTGCCGCGCGCGGACGGCAACGGCATGATCTTGTGCGCCGAGGTGCTCGTGGCCACCGGCATCGTGCGCGAGTCGATCAAACGGCCGAACGGCAACCCGCCGCTGAAGGACCTGATGGAAGGCGGCGACATGTACGGCATGCAGACCTTCGAAATGGCGGTCAAGGCCATGCTGCGCGAGGGCCTAGTGGACAAAGAGACGGCCCGCTCGGCCATCGGATTCTGA
- a CDS encoding DUF790 family protein, whose translation MLGPDHVRVRRQGNELILPAFDKKRRARMLELATEIVAIARELEGARRGEIEQSLSEIECRPSERRLLEGLTKLLLDECEMSAPVGVDAAELRREVFERAAEARRGLAPGELLDRAALMTAVAMVRGSTAEQLEEALYADLKSEERVLRVAALPPERLAEQYERAARQAILLRAVRVTADVVCRSPDTYRTLFAKLKFRRLLYQIERTPRGYRIVIDGPHSLFDSVTKYGLALALTLPALEEVDELSLTAELRWGKRREALTYRHQAKGTAADDLAPVLHDEVQALLDAFAEMKTAWQAAPASRIFDVAGLGVCVPDVTFRHSETGRAVHLEVMGYWSRDAVFRRIELSESGLPEPMVFAVSSRLRVSEELLDEGSSDALYVYKGVISARAVERRLDALAARSLR comes from the coding sequence ATGCTCGGTCCGGACCACGTGCGGGTGCGCCGTCAGGGAAACGAGCTGATTTTGCCCGCGTTCGACAAAAAACGCCGCGCTCGCATGCTGGAGCTCGCCACGGAGATCGTGGCCATTGCCCGAGAGCTGGAGGGGGCCCGGCGCGGGGAGATCGAACAGAGCCTGTCGGAGATCGAGTGCCGGCCGAGCGAGCGCCGTTTGCTCGAAGGGCTCACCAAGCTGCTCCTGGACGAATGCGAGATGTCGGCCCCCGTTGGGGTGGACGCGGCCGAGCTCCGGCGCGAGGTGTTCGAGCGCGCTGCCGAGGCGCGACGCGGGCTCGCGCCGGGCGAGCTCCTGGATCGCGCAGCGTTGATGACGGCGGTGGCGATGGTCAGGGGTTCGACCGCCGAGCAGCTCGAGGAGGCGCTGTACGCGGATCTGAAGAGCGAAGAGCGCGTGTTGCGGGTGGCCGCCCTGCCGCCCGAGCGCCTGGCGGAGCAGTATGAACGCGCCGCGCGCCAGGCCATCCTGCTGCGCGCCGTCCGGGTCACCGCCGACGTCGTCTGTCGCTCGCCGGACACGTATCGCACGCTGTTCGCCAAGCTCAAGTTCCGCCGCTTGCTCTACCAGATCGAGCGCACTCCGCGCGGCTATCGCATCGTCATCGACGGGCCACACAGCCTGTTCGACTCGGTGACGAAGTACGGTCTCGCGCTCGCTCTCACACTGCCGGCGCTCGAGGAGGTAGACGAGCTGTCGCTCACCGCCGAGCTACGCTGGGGAAAGCGCCGCGAAGCCCTGACCTACCGCCATCAGGCAAAGGGCACTGCCGCCGACGACCTGGCCCCGGTCCTGCACGACGAGGTGCAGGCGTTGCTCGACGCGTTCGCCGAGATGAAGACCGCGTGGCAGGCCGCACCGGCGAGCCGCATCTTCGACGTAGCCGGCCTCGGTGTGTGTGTGCCGGACGTCACGTTTCGGCACAGCGAGACGGGACGCGCGGTCCACCTGGAGGTGATGGGGTACTGGAGCCGCGACGCCGTGTTTCGGCGCATCGAGCTGAGTGAGTCGGGTCTACCGGAGCCGATGGTGTTTGCGGTCTCGAGCCGGCTGCGGGTGAGCGAGGAGCTGCTCGACGAGGGAAGCTCGGACGCGCTCTACGTGTACAAGGGTGTCATCAGCGCCCGGGCCGTGGAGCGGCGGCTCGACGCCCTGGCAGCGCGGTCTTTGCGCTGA
- a CDS encoding ABC transporter ATP-binding protein: MSELDPCIVFEHVGKAYRRQHIKPFLLRDKLLGRTGEFGDADWFWALRELSFSAQPGEAVAVLGNNGSGKSTTLRLLAGASYPTEGKVSVRGRVAPVLALGVGFEPDMNATENAYINASLLGVARDDVEARIQEILAFAELGEFEDVPVRHYSSGMLARLGFGVAMHVDADVLLIDEVLAVGDGSFQQKCLTRIRALADQGRTLVMVTHDLPIARELCDRAIWIRRGRLEADGPAAQVIDDYAAALGRGDG, encoded by the coding sequence ATGTCTGAGCTCGACCCGTGCATCGTGTTCGAGCACGTCGGCAAGGCGTACCGCCGCCAGCACATCAAGCCGTTCCTCTTGCGCGACAAACTCCTCGGCCGCACGGGTGAGTTTGGCGATGCCGACTGGTTCTGGGCGCTGCGGGAGCTCAGCTTTTCGGCCCAGCCCGGCGAGGCCGTCGCGGTGCTCGGCAACAACGGCAGCGGCAAGAGCACCACCTTGCGCCTGCTGGCCGGCGCGAGTTACCCCACCGAAGGCAAGGTATCGGTGCGCGGGCGGGTCGCGCCGGTCTTGGCCCTCGGGGTCGGCTTCGAACCCGACATGAACGCCACCGAGAACGCCTACATCAACGCCAGCTTGCTGGGAGTGGCGCGCGACGACGTCGAGGCCCGGATCCAGGAGATCCTCGCCTTCGCGGAGCTGGGTGAGTTCGAGGACGTACCGGTCCGGCACTACTCGAGCGGGATGCTCGCTCGTTTGGGCTTCGGTGTTGCCATGCACGTGGACGCCGACGTGCTCTTGATCGACGAGGTGCTCGCGGTGGGCGACGGCTCTTTTCAACAGAAGTGCCTGACCCGCATCCGAGCGCTCGCGGACCAGGGCCGCACGCTGGTGATGGTCACCCACGATCTGCCGATTGCCCGCGAGCTGTGTGATCGGGCCATCTGGATTCGGCGCGGACGACTGGAGGCGGACGGCCCGGCGGCTCAGGTGATCGACGACTACGCCGCGGCGCTCGGCCGAGGCGACGGCTGA
- a CDS encoding DEAD/DEAH box helicase family protein, with translation MVSLTFSAGTLEIREPPPGFVLPPSVRWDPRSACHRAPASAYAELVLGFTRAAVPFEDRARRYEPLGTGLRVRREPRPFQIAALSAWRKADGRGVVVLPTGAGKSHVAVLAIADKQRSALVVAPTLDLVRQWYDLLRTSFGMEVGIVGGGEHSVHPLTVTTYDSAYLQMEHLGSRFGLVIFDECHHLPGASYQLAAEQCIAPYRLGLTATPERSDGREAVLTELIGPIVHRVEIGEIAGNFLAEYEAVRLTVELSAAERLEYEEERGIYLSFLRQNGIRMGSGRGWGDFIARAAQRTDGRRAMQAYRRQREIAFASAGKLDLVEHLLHHHRADRLIVFTDDNRTAYAISRRCLVPVITHQTKIRERSEILERFGTGVYGAVATSKVLNEGVDVPDANIAVVISGSGSVREHVQRLGRILRQRAGKSAILYELISGGTSEANTSERRRDHEAYR, from the coding sequence ATGGTGTCGCTCACGTTTTCGGCCGGCACGCTGGAGATCCGAGAGCCACCGCCGGGGTTCGTGCTGCCGCCGAGTGTGCGCTGGGACCCGCGCTCGGCCTGCCATCGGGCGCCGGCCAGCGCCTACGCCGAGCTGGTCCTCGGGTTCACGCGGGCCGCGGTGCCCTTCGAGGATCGGGCGCGTCGCTACGAGCCACTCGGGACGGGCCTGCGTGTTCGCCGGGAGCCGCGCCCGTTTCAAATCGCGGCGCTCTCGGCCTGGCGCAAGGCGGATGGGCGCGGCGTCGTCGTGCTCCCGACCGGCGCCGGCAAGAGCCACGTCGCGGTGCTCGCCATCGCCGACAAACAGCGCAGCGCGCTGGTGGTCGCCCCGACGCTGGATCTAGTGCGCCAGTGGTACGACCTCTTGCGCACGAGCTTCGGCATGGAGGTCGGCATCGTGGGCGGCGGTGAGCACAGCGTGCATCCGCTGACCGTGACCACCTACGACAGCGCGTACCTGCAGATGGAGCACCTGGGCTCGCGTTTTGGGCTCGTGATCTTCGACGAGTGCCACCACCTGCCGGGTGCGAGCTATCAGCTGGCCGCGGAGCAGTGCATCGCGCCCTACCGGCTCGGACTGACGGCGACCCCGGAGCGCAGCGACGGGCGCGAGGCCGTGCTCACGGAGCTGATCGGCCCGATCGTGCACCGGGTCGAGATCGGCGAGATCGCCGGAAACTTCCTGGCAGAGTACGAGGCGGTTCGGCTGACCGTGGAGCTGTCGGCCGCGGAGCGCCTCGAGTACGAAGAGGAGCGGGGCATCTACCTGAGTTTCCTGCGCCAGAACGGCATCCGTATGGGCTCGGGTCGGGGCTGGGGCGACTTCATCGCGCGGGCAGCACAGCGCACCGACGGCCGGCGGGCGATGCAGGCCTATCGGCGCCAGCGCGAGATCGCCTTTGCCTCGGCGGGCAAGCTCGACCTGGTGGAGCACCTCTTGCACCACCACCGGGCCGATCGGCTGATCGTGTTCACCGACGACAACCGCACCGCGTACGCCATCTCGCGGCGCTGTCTGGTGCCGGTCATCACCCACCAGACCAAGATCCGCGAACGCAGCGAGATCCTCGAGCGCTTCGGGACGGGTGTGTACGGCGCGGTCGCCACCAGCAAGGTGCTGAACGAGGGTGTGGATGTGCCCGACGCCAACATTGCGGTGGTGATCAGCGGTTCGGGCTCGGTGCGCGAGCACGTGCAACGCCTCGGGCGGATCTTGCGCCAGCGCGCCGGCAAATCGGCGATCTTGTACGAGCTGATCAGCGGCGGGACGAGCGAGGCGAACACCAGTGAGCGGCGTCGGGACCACGAGGCGTACCGCTGA
- the speD gene encoding adenosylmethionine decarboxylase, which translates to MVGTRAKHLLVEYDGCDKLILDDLERMKAVMREAALAAGATVVAEAFHRYRPQGVTGVLVIEESHFSVHTWPEVGYAALDFYTCGDCQPERADEVLRRALRATHAEVALVERGLRLATGSMQLVEQRSERIARIPEG; encoded by the coding sequence GTGGTTGGTACGCGAGCTAAACACCTCTTGGTCGAGTACGACGGGTGCGACAAGCTCATCCTCGACGACCTCGAGCGCATGAAGGCCGTGATGCGGGAGGCCGCGCTGGCCGCGGGCGCAACGGTCGTCGCGGAGGCTTTTCACCGCTACCGGCCCCAGGGAGTCACGGGTGTGCTGGTGATTGAAGAGTCCCACTTCTCCGTCCATACCTGGCCGGAGGTGGGTTATGCCGCGCTCGACTTCTACACTTGTGGTGACTGCCAACCGGAGCGGGCGGACGAGGTGCTTCGGCGCGCGCTCCGCGCCACTCACGCGGAGGTCGCGCTGGTCGAGCGGGGGCTGCGTCTGGCTACTGGATCGATGCAGCTGGTCGAGCAACGCAGCGAACGCATCGCGAGGATCCCCGAGGGATGA
- a CDS encoding glycosyltransferase family 2 protein — translation MGPESNDDRVSVVVPVYNGERYVVASLRKIADYLAARGGEHELVVVDDGSDDGTLAAVRAFREDSPVKVVVVDLPDNRGKGFALRQGLGEARGELVLFTDADLAYPVANFTRVIDALQTGAELAIASRVHPESRYVTSPRFFRRIYTRHTLGRAFNLLTRFTLVPHVHDTQAGLKGFRARALARVLPHLTLERFSFDVELLVVARGLGLGLVEVPVTFEYQSEPSSIELGRDSVRMLTDLGKVAVRRLLGAYPSDPGKEP, via the coding sequence GTGGGACCCGAGAGCAATGACGACCGTGTGAGCGTCGTGGTGCCCGTCTACAACGGTGAGCGCTACGTCGTGGCCTCGCTCCGCAAGATCGCGGACTACCTGGCGGCGCGCGGCGGGGAGCACGAGCTGGTCGTGGTGGACGACGGCAGTGACGACGGCACGCTGGCGGCCGTGCGTGCGTTCCGCGAAGACTCTCCCGTGAAGGTCGTCGTGGTCGATTTGCCTGACAATCGAGGCAAGGGTTTTGCTCTCCGCCAGGGTTTGGGCGAGGCGCGGGGCGAGCTGGTCCTCTTCACGGACGCGGACCTGGCCTACCCCGTGGCAAACTTCACGCGGGTCATCGACGCCTTGCAGACCGGCGCGGAGCTGGCGATCGCGAGCCGCGTCCATCCCGAGAGCCGCTATGTGACTTCACCGCGCTTCTTTCGCCGCATCTACACGCGACACACGCTGGGTCGAGCCTTCAACCTCTTGACGCGGTTCACGCTCGTCCCGCACGTGCACGACACCCAGGCCGGCCTCAAGGGCTTTCGCGCCCGGGCGCTCGCGCGGGTGCTGCCACACCTGACCCTCGAGCGGTTCTCGTTCGACGTGGAGCTGTTGGTCGTCGCGCGAGGTCTCGGGCTCGGGCTCGTCGAAGTGCCCGTGACCTTCGAGTATCAGTCGGAGCCGAGCTCCATCGAGCTCGGGCGGGACAGCGTGCGCATGCTCACGGATCTGGGCAAGGTCGCGGTCCGACGCCTGCTCGGGGCCTACCCGAGCGACCCGGGAAAGGAGCCGTGA
- a CDS encoding ChbG/HpnK family deacetylase: protein MTRRRVVFSADDLGMGPAANAGIRRAAATGLVREASLCVTGPAPEAALEAVAKHRATLGIGLHLSFSFGRALTGKILGMTDEYAGFFGLPRLLAVCLSGRAPAAAVEHEVRAQLARLHALGVGVTHLNGHHHVHVLPTIRDAVLNVLRDHPELHVRLPRAGAMVNPRAVTLAWLSSRFVARAAERGVALRSLPCVGLASSQDEPAARFERVLAELDAPATEWVVHPRLGDETSADGGGRLGRLPHGELEVLESAELKESLAHSGIEPASFRDLHPQTAEP, encoded by the coding sequence ATGACTCGGCGTCGCGTCGTTTTCAGCGCCGACGATCTCGGCATGGGTCCGGCCGCGAACGCCGGCATACGGCGCGCCGCGGCTACTGGGCTCGTACGCGAAGCGAGTCTATGTGTGACGGGCCCGGCGCCGGAGGCCGCGCTCGAGGCCGTGGCAAAACACAGAGCCACGCTCGGCATTGGTCTGCACCTCTCGTTCAGCTTCGGCCGCGCGCTGACCGGCAAGATCCTGGGCATGACCGACGAATACGCGGGGTTCTTCGGCCTACCGCGCTTGCTCGCCGTGTGTCTTTCGGGGCGCGCTCCTGCCGCGGCCGTCGAGCACGAGGTGCGGGCGCAGCTCGCACGGCTGCACGCGCTCGGCGTCGGGGTGACCCACCTGAACGGCCATCACCACGTGCATGTTCTGCCCACGATTCGCGACGCGGTGCTCAACGTGCTCCGTGACCATCCGGAGCTCCACGTGCGCCTTCCCCGCGCCGGCGCAATGGTGAACCCGCGCGCGGTGACGCTGGCCTGGCTCTCGTCCCGCTTCGTGGCTCGGGCTGCAGAGCGCGGTGTCGCCCTCCGCAGCCTGCCTTGCGTGGGACTCGCGAGCTCGCAGGATGAGCCCGCCGCACGCTTCGAGCGGGTCCTGGCCGAGCTCGACGCGCCCGCGACCGAGTGGGTGGTGCATCCGCGACTGGGCGATGAGACGAGCGCGGATGGAGGCGGCAGGCTCGGGCGACTGCCCCACGGCGAGCTCGAGGTGCTCGAGAGCGCGGAGCTGAAGGAGTCGCTCGCGCACAGTGGCATCGAGCCAGCGAGCTTCCGCGACCTACACCCGCAGACCGCAGAGCCTTGA
- a CDS encoding class I SAM-dependent methyltransferase codes for MSALLRKKHLPLPPGERCPLCESADVEPRLGVGEFSIVRCGDCSARYAWPLPAAAELPGIYTAPEYFGGANFYLDYLGHEANHRRLAQRVLSRLRRFHRPPARLLDVGSAAGFFLDEARRQGYSVRGVELSPSMSSHARNTLGLQIETAAFDTGTLGEERFDLLTFLDSIEHFRDPGRALERAHTLLAPGGVVALLTPNVDSALARIMRARWPHYTPPEHLYYFNAASLRRLLGRVGFEPLELRTLGHDFSGDELLEKLAPRLRQRARRLGLGRVLARSIYLNVGDLFVVAKKR; via the coding sequence TTGTCTGCATTGCTCCGAAAGAAACACCTGCCGCTGCCTCCCGGCGAGCGCTGCCCACTGTGTGAGAGCGCGGACGTCGAGCCGCGGCTGGGCGTCGGCGAATTTTCGATCGTGCGCTGCGGTGACTGCAGCGCTCGGTATGCCTGGCCGCTCCCCGCCGCGGCGGAGCTGCCGGGGATCTACACCGCGCCGGAGTACTTCGGCGGTGCGAATTTCTACCTCGACTATCTTGGGCACGAAGCCAACCACCGGCGCCTGGCCCAGCGCGTGCTCAGCCGGCTGCGGCGTTTTCACAGACCGCCGGCGCGGCTCCTGGACGTCGGCTCGGCCGCCGGCTTCTTCTTGGACGAGGCGCGCCGCCAGGGATATTCGGTGAGAGGCGTGGAGCTGTCGCCGAGCATGAGCTCGCACGCCAGAAACACGCTCGGGTTGCAGATCGAGACGGCGGCGTTCGACACGGGCACTCTCGGGGAGGAGCGCTTCGACCTGCTGACGTTTCTGGATTCCATCGAGCATTTCCGCGACCCGGGGCGCGCCCTCGAACGTGCGCACACCCTGCTCGCACCTGGCGGTGTCGTTGCCCTCCTGACGCCCAACGTCGACAGCGCCCTCGCTCGCATCATGCGTGCGCGCTGGCCTCACTACACGCCCCCCGAGCACCTGTACTATTTCAACGCCGCGAGCCTGCGTCGCCTGCTTGGACGGGTTGGCTTCGAGCCGCTCGAGCTGCGCACGTTGGGGCACGACTTTTCCGGCGACGAGCTGCTCGAGAAGCTCGCACCGCGCCTTCGGCAGCGTGCCCGTCGCCTCGGGCTCGGGCGCGTGCTCGCACGCTCCATCTACCTGAACGTCGGCGATCTGTTCGTCGTGGCAAAAAAACGCTGA
- a CDS encoding glycosyltransferase: protein MPRARPSAFIDPVRALSDFASGGARIQPTDAPRVSIVIPTAGATAWLELALAALAAHTEAGGFEVLVTDDASPDPRATAAVVAPHPGVSLSRSEQSRGFAASVNAAVRSARAPLLCVLNDDVVVTPGWLEALLAELDADPRAAWVGPVCNDSGDVGTVHAEYQNMHELLEFAARASGRTRAVEKLALHAALIRRASYEAVGGLDEGYQRGMFEDDDLAAALRARGERVLLAPRVFVHHAAGATLRALSPFTYFACFEVNRRRFEGRWGVRWRVHDGAQASRSR, encoded by the coding sequence GTGCCGCGGGCGCGCCCCAGTGCGTTCATCGATCCGGTGCGCGCGTTGTCGGACTTTGCCAGCGGCGGCGCGCGCATCCAGCCGACCGACGCCCCTCGTGTGAGCATCGTCATTCCCACCGCCGGGGCGACGGCCTGGCTCGAGCTCGCGCTCGCGGCGCTTGCTGCCCATACGGAAGCGGGCGGCTTCGAGGTGCTCGTGACCGACGATGCCAGCCCCGACCCCAGAGCGACCGCCGCGGTGGTCGCTCCACACCCGGGCGTCAGCCTTTCGCGCAGCGAGCAAAGCCGCGGTTTTGCAGCCAGCGTCAACGCCGCGGTGCGCTCCGCGCGGGCGCCCCTCCTGTGTGTGTTGAACGATGACGTCGTGGTGACACCGGGCTGGCTCGAGGCCCTGCTCGCCGAGCTCGACGCCGACCCGCGTGCTGCTTGGGTCGGCCCGGTCTGCAACGACTCGGGCGATGTCGGCACGGTCCACGCGGAGTACCAGAACATGCACGAGCTGCTCGAGTTTGCCGCGCGAGCCAGCGGACGAACCCGTGCGGTGGAGAAGCTCGCGCTGCACGCCGCGCTCATCCGGCGCGCTTCGTACGAGGCGGTGGGCGGGCTCGACGAGGGGTACCAACGCGGCATGTTCGAGGATGACGATCTCGCGGCGGCGCTCCGCGCGCGGGGCGAGCGCGTGTTACTCGCCCCGCGGGTGTTCGTGCACCACGCGGCGGGCGCCACGCTGCGCGCGCTGTCACCGTTCACCTATTTTGCGTGTTTCGAGGTGAATCGGCGGCGCTTCGAGGGGCGCTGGGGTGTGCGCTGGAGGGTGCACGACGGAGCCCAGGCCAGTCGGTCGCGTTGA
- a CDS encoding ABC transporter permease, whose protein sequence is MERGRQKCQGTLGRKSGEPGLDGPEPNGARARAERQSRKARNTAEHETDCIPRQTGAKNRAGMLKDALVRHRTRSGTTYGDEAPSAGAFAGLRRLVREVRQHEHALEVFTVGRFRATYRAQALGLLWPMANPTILMIVMSVFFGVAFPNELSAYPVFLMLGLVPWHFLSHAWTDGTTCFLQHAEVIKRTSVPAYVVASGTVFSHVFNLGFASLSLLPLIAFYPEAFHVSFALIVLPLVVVLLIALGLGLALISAVLNVVFRDVGYIVNSALLVLFWATPIVYPIDRLPAGWKRAMLLNPMASLIHCIRDVVLKGDFPPATVLGAAVVSSLGLLVCGALIYRRFETEIADHV, encoded by the coding sequence ATGGAGCGGGGCCGGCAGAAGTGCCAGGGCACGCTCGGCAGGAAATCGGGCGAGCCCGGCCTGGATGGCCCCGAGCCCAACGGCGCGCGCGCGCGCGCCGAGCGGCAGAGCCGAAAAGCCAGGAACACCGCGGAGCACGAGACCGATTGTATACCGCGTCAGACTGGGGCTAAGAATCGCGCGGGCATGCTGAAGGACGCGCTCGTTCGCCATCGCACCCGGTCGGGGACGACCTACGGTGACGAAGCGCCGAGCGCCGGGGCTTTCGCAGGTCTACGGCGGCTGGTCCGGGAGGTCCGCCAACACGAACACGCCCTCGAGGTCTTCACCGTCGGGCGCTTCCGAGCGACCTACCGCGCGCAGGCCCTCGGCTTGCTCTGGCCGATGGCGAACCCGACGATCCTGATGATCGTGATGAGTGTGTTCTTCGGGGTCGCCTTCCCCAACGAGCTGAGCGCGTACCCCGTGTTCCTGATGCTGGGGCTGGTCCCGTGGCATTTCCTGTCCCACGCCTGGACTGACGGCACGACCTGTTTCTTGCAGCACGCCGAGGTGATCAAACGGACCAGTGTGCCGGCCTACGTGGTCGCGAGCGGGACCGTGTTCTCCCACGTCTTCAACCTGGGGTTCGCCTCGCTCTCGCTCCTGCCCCTGATCGCATTTTATCCGGAGGCGTTCCACGTCTCCTTCGCGCTGATCGTGCTGCCGCTCGTGGTCGTGCTCTTGATCGCGCTCGGGCTCGGGCTGGCGCTGATCTCTGCGGTGCTCAACGTGGTCTTCCGGGATGTCGGCTACATCGTGAACTCCGCGCTCCTGGTGCTCTTCTGGGCGACACCCATCGTCTATCCCATCGACCGCCTGCCTGCGGGCTGGAAGCGGGCGATGCTCCTGAATCCGATGGCGTCGCTGATCCACTGCATCCGGGACGTGGTCTTGAAGGGCGACTTTCCCCCAGCGACCGTGCTGGGCGCGGCGGTGGTCTCGTCTTTGGGCCTGCTGGTTTGTGGCGCGCTGATCTATCGCCGCTTCGAGACCGAGATCGCGGATCATGTCTGA